Part of the Nicotiana sylvestris chromosome 2, ASM39365v2, whole genome shotgun sequence genome, atgTTGATGAACCTAGTTCAgcagttgatcaaaagttgtataggggtatgattggttcactcttatatcttactgctagcagacctgacattattttcagtgtagggctttgtgcttgCTTTCAGGCAAATCCTAAAGAGTCTCACCTGACTGCTGTCAAAAGGATattaagatacttgaaaggcaccactgatctgtgtctttggtatcccaaaggtagaaatttcaatctagtaggatatgttgatgaTGATTATGCATGTTTTCTAGTgaataggaagagcacctcatgtatggcacacttccttggttcatgtctaatgtcatgggctactaaaaagcaaaattctgtGGCCTTGTCAACTGCTGAAGCTGAATATGTTGTTGAtgcttcttgttgtgctcaattgccaTGGATTAAATAGCTGCTGGTAGATTTTGGTATAGAAGTAGGTTGCATTTCtatattttgtgataacactagtgctataagtatgacaaagaatcCTGTTCATCATaaaaggactaagcacatagatgttaggcaccatttcttaagagacaactatgagaaaggtctgatctccatagaattctgtactactgataagcaaattgctgacataTTCACTAAAgtactgagtagagaaaactttgagaggaacatgttggaattagggatgattaagatcatgtaataggtccagctcagaatacaaaaaaaattggctaggaattctagatttgtgtaaatatctagattgaTTCTTATTCAGtctcatactttaattagtatactcctatgacatgtgtatatatgactcactgatctcttacaaagttttttctattatggcatttgaggcatgttcaagagaattctaaatgaagaacccgGTTTATCAATATGAgttcatatgaaagctcaggTATGTTTTCAATACtttgcacaattagaaagattaacaattcaatcatgagcagaagtcctatacttgccaaattcctagaaaattctatccgttgAAGCATTGAACCTGTTTCGTCCATTTAGAACTCTAAAACCGTGATTTTTGCCTAATATCTAGGGAAGCCAAATAATCATTAAAAGTCTGAAATTacagtttgattagacttctatttgACCCCTGAAAAGCTGTCGTTACTGAATTAATGTCTAATTCTCTTTAAATACACACCACATCTCTAATCTTCTTCATTATTCTATAATCGTCAAAAATTCTCTTCTTCAACTCTAATTGCTCTCTTGTGACGACCCGttgtctcgtgagttaccgctccattttccccattttctatttctttatgcttcattatcagtgttgggtgtgaacgagttgatttggattggttttagtaggaaatgagacacttagtctctttaaggaaggtttgttttggaaaagtcaatcgtacattgacttatgtgttagagggctcggatttgaatctcgatgattcggttagcttcggggaatgatttgtgacttaggagtgtgatcggaagtaattttggaggtccggtgtagaattaggcttgaattggcgaagttagtattttggcgaattccggttgataggtgagattttgatccgagagttgttgtaacttcgttaggtgatttggaatatgtgtgcaaaatcttaggtcattcggacgtgggttggtcgggtttttgatcgaaagtgcatttcagaagtttttagaaaattaggcttgaattcgatgagttttgggtaatttgatgttgtttgaggtgttttgatgattggaagaggtttgaataatgttataaattatgttggcatgtttggtcggggtcccatgaggctcggataagttttggaagagtttttggaagatttttgtcgtttgagcataagcatgtaatgatccaaaggtccatttttagttctagagatcgaaattatATTTCGAGATTTCtatatttaaataatgaattataagaGTGATCTAAAAAGTTTGGTTAATtttatcaagtcgcgattgggtttttgacacgaaacatgagttaattgtttaacaagcgaaatggatatcgcactgagcaaacgagctccgaattgagtttcgattgaagacctatgttcgtatcattatttgtgactcatagaaacaagaatcatcgaattccaagTTCGTATgctggagttagagccattttagtaaaacgaaaagtgctgcaatttctttggctgctgctgtattttttttagcagcgtaaacagtaaccgcgcgtgaacagtaaccacgcgtgaacagtaaccgcacgggtgaacagtgaccacacgcgtgaacagtaacaacgcgggtgaacagtacttccgaaaaatTTGAGTTTACAAAACAAATCATCCGccattttgggtcatttttcctccatggttaatcattttgagagcttcttggtggagattaaagagggattcaagggggaacgacttgaggtaagtttcttggacttagaactcgtttttattgtgaattccacctagagattcatgaaatataagcctacaaatcaagaactagggcttgaattttgaaaccaaacaattaggatttgatgggtcatttgaacttagtttgggagttcttggtatgtatagactcgtggagagacaagaaatccggtgatgttaattttctgatttttcgagtcatgggcccggggctcgagttttgtcaaattcgtgaattttgatatttttcgattgctttcgatttgGTATTGTCTCTTTAACATAATGcaacatattcgttgtgattttgggcagattcgtcgcacgaggagggtaatttgagaggcaagggcatagagagctagactttgaccgtcttgaggtgagtaattgatgtaaatgatgtcctgagggcttgaaaccccggaatttcacatcgtaacgctatattgaggtgacttgcacgccggataacgggcgtagGGTAGAGCacagttggggattgtgacttggtccatcccgagagatgtttttaccgtattttctacttgaactaaattgagaatcatccttaattggatttaattgttacatttgggcttcttgccaattatttgaatccttcagggattgatatcactgctttcgcatattttgcatatcatttgacctcagtccaaggttttaaatattgttttgcaaactcagccatctttctaagat contains:
- the LOC138882842 gene encoding secreted RxLR effector protein 161-like; amino-acid sequence: MGSEFEMSMMDELNFFLGSQIKQSPNGTMIHQQKYAKELIKKFKIEESKEINTLIATATKLDVDEPSSAVDQKLYRGMIGSLLYLTASRPDIIFSVGLCACFQANPKESHLTAVKRILRYLKGTTDLCLWYPKGRNFNLVGYVDDDYACFLVNRKSTSCMAHFLGSCLMSWATKKQNSVALSTAEAEYVVDASCCAQLPWIK